TCAGCCGGCTGACCCGGAAGAGGCTCGACGCCTCGACGGATCCCACGTCGGACTGTGAGATCGGCGTGACGGTCATCGACCACGGGATGTAGACGTTGTGCTGCGTGCGCCGCCGCCCCGACGCGTCGACGTAGGTCACCGAGATGATGTCGCCGGGCGCCTTGGTGCCGGTCACCGAGTAGGTGACCTGCCGCGGCCCGGTCGGTGTCGTCGTCGGCGGTGGCGCTGCGGCCGTCGAGGTGGCCGGGGGTGGCGCCGGAGCGGGCGCCGGCGCCGGCGGCGGCGGTGCAGGCGTCACCGTCACAGTCTGTGTCTCCGTTGCTGGTGGGGGTGGTGGTTCAGTCGTCGGTGGAGGCGGAGGAGGCGGCGGGGGCTCCGGCTTGGTCGTGGTGATCTCGTCCTGCATCGGCGGCGTCGACGGGACGGTGGTGGTGGTGTTGGGGTTGGCCAGCTTGGTGGTGTCGGTGCGCGCGAACAGCAGGGACACCGACACCACGAGCGCGATGGCGGCCAGGATGGCGGCGACCCCGACCACCCACGGCCAGCGCGGGGCGCCGCCTTCGTCCTCGGTGTCGGCCGACTCGTCGAAGGTGTCGTAGTCGTAGAGCCTGAGATCGGCCGGCAGGTACGGGCCGCTGACGAAATGCTCCGACTCAGGTGCCGAATAGGCCCGCGAATAGGCGTCGGTCTGGCCGGTCTGGTCGGCGCCCGGCTCGGCGTGGTCGGCGAAGGGTTCCAGTTCGGCCTCGGAACCGTGTTCTTGGGCGTCCGCGGGCTCGCCGCCGGGATGCGGTTGGTGGGGAGCCTCGTCCACGGAATCGGGTTCCTCAGCTTCCCATTCCGGGGGTTTCGGCCCGCTCATCCTCGCCTACCCTGTCCGACTGCCTCACCAGCGCGCGGGGCCCCGCGGCCGGATCGTTGCGCGCGCGCTTGAGAAATTGTCATTTGCCTGGGCAAAACACTACCGAAACACAGAGGGGCGAAGATGTCCTGGCGAAGCGGCCGCAGATCACGTGATCTGATTGTGACCTTGGCCGGAGCGGATCAGTGCTTCTCAGGTCCGACGTAGTACTCGAAGACCAGTCCGCCGACCGATGCGAGGACGAACGTCACCCCCGCGGCGATCAGCCAGGGCAGCCACAGCGCGATACCGACCGCGCTCACCGAGGCCGACAGGGCGACCAGGATCGGCCACCAGCTGTGCGGGCTGAAAAAGCCCAATTCACCTGCTCCGTCGCTGATCTCGGCGCCCTCGTAGTCCTCGGGCCGGGTGTCGATGCGGCGCGCCACGAACCGGAAGAAGGTGGCCACGATCAACGCCAGCCCGCCGGTCAGCGCCAGTGCGGTCGTGCCCGCCCATTCCTCACCGCCGGTGGCGAAAAGCGCTGTCAGCACCCCATAGAGCACCGAAACCACAATGAAAAACCCGGCGATGAATTCGAAAAGCCTGGCTTCAATATGCATTTGGTGTCCTAACCTACTGACTTCCGGACAACTGGCCGCGGCGGGTGTCGAACGGATGCGTGCTCACCGCGACCGGCGCCTGACCGATCGCCTGCAATGCCTGGGCGTTGCTCTTTCCATCGATCCGCTGGTGCAGGTACGCCTTGAAGTCGTTGGGCGACACCGCCCGCACCTCGAAGTTCATC
This genomic interval from Mycobacterium sp. SMC-2 contains the following:
- a CDS encoding MmpS family protein; the encoded protein is MSGPKPPEWEAEEPDSVDEAPHQPHPGGEPADAQEHGSEAELEPFADHAEPGADQTGQTDAYSRAYSAPESEHFVSGPYLPADLRLYDYDTFDESADTEDEGGAPRWPWVVGVAAILAAIALVVSVSLLFARTDTTKLANPNTTTTVPSTPPMQDEITTTKPEPPPPPPPPPTTEPPPPPATETQTVTVTPAPPPPAPAPAPAPPPATSTAAAPPPTTTPTGPRQVTYSVTGTKAPGDIISVTYVDASGRRRTQHNVYIPWSMTVTPISQSDVGSVEASSLFRVSRLNCSITTSDGTVLSSNNNDAPQTSC
- a CDS encoding cytochrome c oxidase subunit 4 → MHIEARLFEFIAGFFIVVSVLYGVLTALFATGGEEWAGTTALALTGGLALIVATFFRFVARRIDTRPEDYEGAEISDGAGELGFFSPHSWWPILVALSASVSAVGIALWLPWLIAAGVTFVLASVGGLVFEYYVGPEKH